One part of the Phycisphaeraceae bacterium genome encodes these proteins:
- a CDS encoding AtpZ/AtpI family protein, with the protein MNDDTPPSDRTRRTIPELPEVLRAPSAEEQQMITEHQQRERKRQDNSVSKTISDTGKVWSIAIDFGASVVAGVLIGFVFDYFLGTKPWGLITWAVLGLLSGFVRFIRQAMKANREQLAKMQGRKFRTVTSSDAYDDSPENEPSGAR; encoded by the coding sequence ATGAACGATGACACACCACCATCAGATCGCACTCGGCGAACCATACCAGAACTCCCCGAAGTGCTCCGTGCTCCGTCTGCTGAAGAGCAGCAGATGATTACAGAACATCAGCAGCGTGAGCGAAAAAGACAGGACAACTCAGTCTCAAAGACAATCAGCGATACCGGCAAGGTATGGTCGATCGCTATCGACTTTGGCGCCAGTGTGGTTGCCGGTGTCCTTATTGGCTTTGTCTTCGATTACTTCCTGGGTACAAAGCCGTGGGGCCTGATCACATGGGCAGTGCTCGGTTTACTCTCTGGCTTTGTCAGGTTTATTCGTCAGGCGATGAAGGCGAATCGCGAGCAACTTGCAAAGATGCAGGGCAGGAAGTTTCGAACAGTGACCAGCAGCGATGCGTACGACGATTCACCGGAGAATGAGCCTTCTGGTGCCCGATAG
- a CDS encoding copper-binding protein: MKTTHTHIRVAVAGLISLGLLSGIAACEKKPASNPTPSGQDEHAGHNHDGHDHGTDVSTEQLHIQDEYTYTVRGEIDQMPSADAPMSAFRVHHEAIHNFVNSKGDMKGMNSMTMEFPLGEHVSLDGFVVGDKVSMDFTVTREPWGYFVTKLEKLPTETELVFGKADPSRISGEHDHGDDQGGE; encoded by the coding sequence ATGAAAACAACACACACACACATCCGCGTTGCCGTCGCAGGATTGATTTCACTCGGACTGCTGAGTGGAATTGCTGCATGTGAGAAAAAGCCAGCATCGAATCCGACCCCGAGCGGTCAGGATGAGCACGCAGGCCACAACCACGATGGCCATGATCATGGTACGGATGTCTCGACCGAGCAACTGCATATCCAGGATGAGTACACGTATACCGTGCGAGGCGAGATTGATCAGATGCCCTCAGCCGATGCACCGATGTCCGCATTTCGCGTGCATCACGAAGCTATCCACAACTTCGTGAACAGCAAGGGAGACATGAAGGGGATGAACTCCATGACGATGGAGTTCCCGCTTGGCGAACACGTAAGTCTCGATGGGTTTGTTGTCGGCGACAAAGTGTCAATGGATTTCACGGTCACCCGTGAGCCGTGGGGGTACTTTGTGACAAAGCTCGAGAAACTTCCAACTGAAACAGAACTGGTGTTCGGGAAGGCTGATCCGTCACGCATTTCCGGAGAACACGATCACGGTGATGATCAGGGCGGCGAATAG
- a CDS encoding endonuclease/exonuclease/phosphatase family protein, with the protein MGLATCVLLAGCNGDGSTTTPSSSTSTNPTTAAVVHVDGDTSEWPASDVIQADEHYLYLRVRPSAQPRTLQSFDGMLRLVLDLDGDTQTGLATSGPTVRDASGNEGMIGAEVEIVFSPSEDGAQGRGVACARLNADGSTAPISNGDVGLMFAPTYADNWYEMRIPREAAALPELRERGKRVVGVFEMLNLNGEAIGATPMFSARLPAMQPDLGVEMGLPTRGFGQVRVMSYNVLFTSPVKNPNGFSALIQAADPDIILFQEWHDGTAEDIENWLAAFAPGPQPWRVIKGEQTGVAIASRYAMTAASVSDAPMSGGSSPLRVIAGTIYSPIGPISAASVHLKCCGFAGSPEDQKRMAEAEAINQRLAAAWDTGSDRARVIAGDLNLVGSRPPLDILRAGLDHDGTSLEVADARVLGDGSTYTWRDWESDFTPGRLDWMMVGDARASIARSFVIDPSRLSDKALAAIGITADDANGSDHLPVVADITANR; encoded by the coding sequence TTGGGTCTCGCTACATGTGTGCTGCTCGCAGGATGCAACGGCGACGGAAGCACAACAACCCCATCCAGCAGCACAAGCACCAATCCGACGACAGCGGCTGTCGTACATGTTGACGGCGACACCAGTGAGTGGCCTGCAAGCGATGTTATTCAAGCAGATGAACACTACCTCTACCTCCGCGTCAGACCGAGCGCACAACCCAGAACACTGCAATCGTTTGACGGGATGCTGCGCCTTGTCCTTGATCTTGATGGTGATACACAGACAGGACTTGCAACTTCCGGACCAACAGTACGAGATGCATCCGGCAATGAGGGAATGATCGGCGCTGAAGTAGAGATCGTGTTCTCGCCCAGCGAAGATGGAGCACAAGGGCGCGGCGTGGCGTGTGCACGATTGAACGCAGATGGGTCAACAGCACCCATCTCTAATGGCGACGTCGGCTTGATGTTTGCGCCAACCTATGCGGATAACTGGTACGAGATGCGCATACCCCGCGAAGCAGCAGCCCTTCCCGAACTGCGTGAACGTGGCAAGCGCGTTGTTGGTGTGTTTGAAATGCTGAACCTGAACGGCGAAGCCATCGGCGCAACGCCGATGTTCTCCGCTCGTCTCCCCGCAATGCAGCCCGATCTCGGGGTGGAGATGGGATTGCCAACGCGCGGATTTGGACAAGTGCGCGTGATGTCGTACAACGTCCTGTTTACATCACCCGTGAAGAATCCCAATGGGTTTTCGGCACTTATTCAGGCGGCAGATCCGGACATTATCCTGTTCCAGGAATGGCACGACGGAACCGCAGAAGATATTGAGAACTGGCTTGCTGCATTTGCTCCAGGCCCACAGCCATGGCGCGTCATCAAGGGTGAGCAGACCGGCGTTGCGATTGCATCTCGCTACGCGATGACAGCTGCAAGCGTCTCTGACGCACCAATGAGTGGCGGAAGTTCGCCGCTTCGCGTGATTGCTGGCACAATCTACTCACCCATCGGCCCCATCTCCGCTGCGAGTGTCCATCTGAAGTGCTGTGGGTTTGCTGGCAGCCCCGAAGACCAGAAACGAATGGCTGAAGCGGAAGCGATCAACCAGCGCCTTGCCGCTGCATGGGACACGGGCAGCGATCGCGCACGCGTCATTGCGGGAGATCTTAATCTCGTTGGATCCCGCCCTCCGCTTGACATACTGCGTGCTGGGCTTGATCACGATGGTACATCACTTGAGGTTGCGGATGCACGCGTGCTCGGCGACGGCAGCACATACACATGGCGCGACTGGGAATCAGACTTCACACCGGGCAGGCTTGACTGGATGATGGTTGGCGACGCACGCGCATCTATCGCGCGCAGCTTTGTCATCGATCCATCTCGTTTGAGCGATAAGGCACTCGCAGCCATAGGCATTACCGCTGACGATGCAAATGGAAGCGATCACCTGCCGGTTGTTGCAGATATCACAGCAAACCGTTAA